One Mycobacterium paraseoulense genomic window, GCACCTGACCACCGTGGTGCGGCGCCGCACCGGACGCACCGTCGGGGAGTGGATCACCGACCGCCGCATGGCCGCGGCTCGCGCCTTGCTGGCCGAAACGGACCTGCCGGTCGCGGAGGTCGCCAGGCGGGTCGGGATGTCCGATCCGGGCTATTTCAGTCGGCTGTTCGGCCGCGCCCACGGCGCCTCGCCCCGCGAATGGCGCGGGCGCCGAATGGTTCTTCGCTAAAGGCGCTCGAAGTCCAGCCAGCGGTCGACCTCGAATTGGTCCTCGTCGGCGCGGATCGTGGCGCCGCCGCAGCCGGGATAGTGCGCGGGTATCACCGCGGCCTTCGCCTGGACGGCCTCGGTGAAGATCCGGCGGCGGGTCGCCGCGGCGGCCGACGGGTCGACGTCGAACGCGCAGGCGTCGCCGGTGCGGCGTAGCTGCAGCGGGCTGTGGGTGAGATCGCCGACGAAGACGGCCGGCACGCCCGCATCCAGCCACAGCACCGAGGAGCCCGGTGTGTGGCCGGGGGCGGGCCGCAGCCGCAGCGAGGGGCTGATCTGGTAGTCGTCGGACCATCCGACGAGCTGCCCCGCCTGGTCGACGGGAGCGACGCTGTCGTCGAACACGAGCCGGTCGCCGGGCTGCTGGCCCGCGGGTCCGTCGGGCGAGAAGTGGCGGTAGTCGGCGACCGGCACCAGGTACCGGGCGTTGGGAAAGGTCGGGACCCAGGAGTCGTTCTCGCGCATGGTGTTCCACCCGACGTGGTCGGAGTGGATGTGGGTGTTGACCACCACATCCACCGCGTTGCGCTCGACGCCGGCCGACCCCAGCGCCGCCAGGAACCCGGTGCTCAGGTGGTCCAGGGGTGGCATGTGTGGGCGCTCGCGATCGTTGCCGACCCCGGTGTCCACGACGACGGTCAGCCCGTCGACCTCGATGACCCAGCTCTGGATCGCGATATGCCACTGATCGGTTCCGGGGTCGAAGAAGTCAGGCACCAGCAGGTCGGCGTTGTCCCGCCACCCCGAGGGCGGGGTGTGCGGGAAGGAGCTTGTCGGCAGGTCGAATTGAAGCTCCAGCACCCGCGCCACGCTCGCGCGGCCTAACCGGACCCTGCGCATCAGGCGTTCGCGCGCAGGTAGCCGTAGACGCCGGCGAAATTGCGGTTCACGTCCTCGGGGATGGGCACCGGGCCGCCGAGCGCCCGTGCGCCCCAGACAATTTGGGCGGTCCGCTCCA contains:
- a CDS encoding MBL fold metallo-hydrolase — encoded protein: MRRVRLGRASVARVLELQFDLPTSSFPHTPPSGWRDNADLLVPDFFDPGTDQWHIAIQSWVIEVDGLTVVVDTGVGNDRERPHMPPLDHLSTGFLAALGSAGVERNAVDVVVNTHIHSDHVGWNTMRENDSWVPTFPNARYLVPVADYRHFSPDGPAGQQPGDRLVFDDSVAPVDQAGQLVGWSDDYQISPSLRLRPAPGHTPGSSVLWLDAGVPAVFVGDLTHSPLQLRRTGDACAFDVDPSAAAATRRRIFTEAVQAKAAVIPAHYPGCGGATIRADEDQFEVDRWLDFERL